A window of Streptomyces profundus genomic DNA:
GGCACCGTCCGCGAGTACCACCCCGACACCGGGCTGGAGACCGCTCCGATCCTCGACATCTCGGATGTGGTGGATCCCTCCGGCAACGAGAGCGGGCTGCTCGGCATCGCGCCGGCGCCGGACTTCACCGACAGCCAGGAGCTGTATCTCGCCTACACCGCGCTGCCGGAGGGCGCGGTGACCCTGGCCCGCTACGGGCTCGACGACTCCTCCCTCGAAGTGCTGCTGACCCAGGAGCACGCCGAGTTCGACAACCACAACGGTGGCCAGATCGTCTTCGGCCCCGACGGCTACCTGTACTGGGCCATCGGTGACGGCGGCGGCTCGGGCGACCCGTTCTCCGCCGGGCAGCGCCTGGACACGTTGCTGGGCAAGATCCTGCGCCTCGACGTGAGCGCGAGCTGTGGGGATCTCGCCTACTGCGTTCCGTCGGACAATCCGTTCGTCGGCGTCGAGGGCGCCCGCGAGGAGATCTGGACCTACGGGGTGCGCAACCCCTGGAAGTTCTCCTTCGACAGCGCCGACGGCTCGCTCTGGATCGCCGATGTCGGTCAGGGCGGCTACGAGGAGATCAACCACCTGGCTCCCGGGCAGGGCGGTGCCAACCTCGGTTGGTCCTGCCGCGAGGGGCTTGAGGAGTTCGACCCCGAGCAGTGCCCCGACCCGTCCGAACTCACCGACCCGATCTACACCTACCCGCTGACCGGCGGCAACTGCGCCGTCATCGGCGGCCATGTCTACCGGGGCGCCGAGTTCGCCGACCTGGCGGGCGGCACCTATGTCGCCGTCGACTACTGCTCGTCCAAGGTGTTCGGCGTCCGTGCCGACGGCAGCGGCGGCTACGAGGGCGCCGAGATCGGCAACATCGGCGAGACCTCCACCCTGGTGTCGTCGATCGCCACCACCGTCGACGGTGAGCTGTACGCCGTCAACGACCTGCCCGGCGGGCTGCACCGCATCACGTTCGAGGGCCCGGCGGCGGCGAGCACCTGCGCGGTCAGCCTCACCGCCGAGACCTGGGGCACCGGGCTGACCGCGGACATCACCGTCACCAACACCGGCGACGAGCCGCTCACCGGCTGGTCGCTCTCCTTCGCGCTCGCCGAGGGCCAGCGGCTGGTCTCCGGCTGGGGCGCCGCGTTCACCACCTCGGGCACCACCGTGACGGCCAGCGGTGAGCCGCACAACGAGACGATCGCCCCCGGGGCCAGCGCCACCCTCGGGTTCCTCGCCAGTCACGGCGGGGACAGCTCGACGCCGAGCGTCTTCACCCTCAACGAGGGAGCCTGCGTCCTCGCCGACGCCTGACGGCGCGTCGGTGGCCACCGACCGGCCCGGGCCCGCCGCACCACGGTGCGGCGGGCCCCGCCGTCCCTCCGGGCGCGCGCCCCGTCAGTCGGGGACCACGTCCGCCGCGCGTGCGACGGCGTCCCGCGGTTGCGCGCCGGGCCTGGCGGTGACGGCGGCGAGCGCGTCGCCGAGATGGCGCAGCGCCGCGTCGATCCACGGCAGCCCCTCCGGCTCGGGCGACGCCAACGCCGCGAGCCGGTCCCGCTCCGTCTCCCCGTAGAGCAGCCCGGTCGCGATCCGCAGAGTCAGCGTGGAGGCGGGATCCCCGAACGCGCTGCCGGGCAGCGCGGCGACGCCGTGCCGCTCCAACAGGGTGGTGGCCAACGCCGCGCTGGTCGTGACGCCGCGCGCCCGGAGCGGCCGGCCGACGGGGGCGAAGTCGGGGTAGAGATAGAAGCCGCCCCGCGGCGGACGGCAGCGCGCGCCGGCGGCCACCAGCCGGGTGTGCGCCGCTTCGGCGACCCGCGCGTGCAGCTGCCGCGCCCGTGTCACATACGCCGTGATCTCGGGTGGTTCACGCAGCGCGTGGACGGCCACGGCCTGCATGGGCGCGGCCAGGCTGGACCAGATCTCGCTGGCGATCCCGGTCAGCCGCTCGCCGAGGCGCCGCCCCCACGGGCCGGCCGGCAGCCGCGCGAAGCCGACGCGCCAGCCGCCCACCGCGAGGGACTTGCTCAACCCGCTGGTGACCACGGTCTGTTCCCAGCCGAGCGTGGCCGGGCTCGGCACCGGCCCTCGATGGCCCAGCTCGGCGTAGATCTCGTCGCTGATCACCGTCAGGCCCCGGCGGGCCGCCACGGCCAGCACCGAGGCGATCCGCTGCTCGTCGGCGACGGTGCCGGTGGGGTTGTCCGGCACGGTCAGGACCAGCACCCCGGGGCGCGCGCCCGCCGCCTCGGCCCGGCGCAGCGACAGTTCCAGCAGCTCGGGCGCGGGGATGCCGCCGGCGTCCGCGGGGATGGGCACCTCGA
This region includes:
- a CDS encoding PQQ-dependent sugar dehydrogenase, translated to MVALPLALLAPLTASASMPADAAARLAAPAESAAEAPVETAAVPLEDLTALSTQVASGLRRPTSLVAPDDGTDRLLITEKLGTVREYHPDTGLETAPILDISDVVDPSGNESGLLGIAPAPDFTDSQELYLAYTALPEGAVTLARYGLDDSSLEVLLTQEHAEFDNHNGGQIVFGPDGYLYWAIGDGGGSGDPFSAGQRLDTLLGKILRLDVSASCGDLAYCVPSDNPFVGVEGAREEIWTYGVRNPWKFSFDSADGSLWIADVGQGGYEEINHLAPGQGGANLGWSCREGLEEFDPEQCPDPSELTDPIYTYPLTGGNCAVIGGHVYRGAEFADLAGGTYVAVDYCSSKVFGVRADGSGGYEGAEIGNIGETSTLVSSIATTVDGELYAVNDLPGGLHRITFEGPAAASTCAVSLTAETWGTGLTADITVTNTGDEPLTGWSLSFALAEGQRLVSGWGAAFTTSGTTVTASGEPHNETIAPGASATLGFLASHGGDSSTPSVFTLNEGACVLADA
- a CDS encoding pyridoxal phosphate-dependent aminotransferase, with the protein product MTAHSATLAIDEAVRARRAAGLATLHLGFGEAGLPVAPGLTEVLAASAGRSGYGPVVGSPEAREAAAGWFGRRGLATEPEQVLFAPGSKPLLFALLAALEGDVVLPRPSWVSYTAQAALLGRRVIEVPIPADAGGIPAPELLELSLRRAEAAGARPGVLVLTVPDNPTGTVADEQRIASVLAVAARRGLTVISDEIYAELGHRGPVPSPATLGWEQTVVTSGLSKSLAVGGWRVGFARLPAGPWGRRLGERLTGIASEIWSSLAAPMQAVAVHALREPPEITAYVTRARQLHARVAEAAHTRLVAAGARCRPPRGGFYLYPDFAPVGRPLRARGVTTSAALATTLLERHGVAALPGSAFGDPASTLTLRIATGLLYGETERDRLAALASPEPEGLPWIDAALRHLGDALAAVTARPGAQPRDAVARAADVVPD